TAAATGGTGACGAATTGTCCGACTAACGCCTCCGAGACCGCCAGATCGCGGCTCATCTGCGCCAGCAGTCCGGCCGGCAACGCTTCCGTCAGGATCGTGATAAAACCTGCGGTCGCTAGCGCCAGCAGCGCCGCCAACGGCAAGGCGGGAGCTTCAGCAGCATCGAAGGCCACAGTCTGGCCGCGCAGCGAGTCGCCCTTCATGCTGCTTGCTCCGTGTTCTGCCTGGCAGGTAAATGAGCGTAAACCGCATCCCGCAAATCAGTCACGAAACGGCCCGACATGCCCTCGTACAGCGTATTGGTGAAGGCCACCACGCTCAAGCCCTGAGCGCGGTCCACCCACCAGGAATGACCGTAAGCGCCGCCCCAGCGCCAAGTACCGGCGCTCTCCGGCGAGGCCGCCGCGACCGAATCGCGCAGTACCGAAAAACCGAGGCCGAAGCCAAAGCCGGGCGAGTTTGGCAGCGCCAGTTCGCCCGTCTGATTCCTCGCCATCTCATCGACCAACGCCGATGGGAGCAAATCTCCGCCGCCTTGGCGCAATAGCTCCAGCAGTTGCAGGAAATCGCCGGCGCTGCCTGTCATGCCGGCCCCGCCCGATTGAAAGGCCTTGGCATCCAAGGCCCGCGCCGGCACAAAACGAATGCCGACGGTTCCCTCAAAAGCCGGCACCACGTCCAGCTCACGCATGCGTCGGGGTTGCGGCAATTGGCTGACGTAAGGGGTGGCTAGGCGGCCGGCATCGACAGCGACAAAAGCCGTGTCGTGCAAGTCCAGCGGCCTCATTAGCAATTGCCGCAACGCGGCCTCCAGCGGCACCCCGCAGATCCGCTCGACGAGTGCTCCGACCACGTCGGTCGCCAACGAATATCCCCAGCCCGTACCGGGCTCATACAGCAGCGGCACGGTGGCGATGCGGCGCAGGTTTTCGGTCAACGTAATGGGGGTGCAATCCATGCCGTCGGAGACCCCGGCCAGCGCAAGCGGGCCCTGCTCATCGACCTCGAAAAAACGGTAACCAAGACCGGCAGTATGGGAAAGCAATTGCCGCAAAGTGATGCGAGCTGGACGGCCATCTGCCAGACAGGGATGGAATTCAGGCAGCCAACGCGCCAGCGCATCGTCCAGCCCGATCCTGCCCTGCCCCACCAGGATCATGGCCGCAGTAGAAACAAACGGCTTACTGACCGAGGCGAGCCGAAACAGTGCGTCAGTTCGCATGCGGCGCTGTGCTTCGCGGTCGGCAAAGCCGGCAGCCCGTGCATAAACCAATTGACCGTGCTGCGCCACCAGAACCACGGCGCCAACCAGACGTTGCTCGATGAGCGCAGCATCAAGCGCTGCGTCGATTGGCGTTTGCGGCAAGGTGGATGGAACATCGGCTTCCGGGGTGGGCATTGCTATCAACATGATGACTCCTTTCGATTGTGGGTCGAAGAATCATAGGAGTCCGTCGATTAAAGATAAACTAGGCTATAGTTCCTGGCTATAGGGACATGAATGTCCGTAATCGAGGGAACGATGGAAAGCCTGAGTGGATTCGCCGTATTCGTGCAAGTCGCAGAAACACGCAGCTTCGTC
This DNA window, taken from Collimonas arenae, encodes the following:
- a CDS encoding serine hydrolase domain-containing protein, producing MLIAMPTPEADVPSTLPQTPIDAALDAALIEQRLVGAVVLVAQHGQLVYARAAGFADREAQRRMRTDALFRLASVSKPFVSTAAMILVGQGRIGLDDALARWLPEFHPCLADGRPARITLRQLLSHTAGLGYRFFEVDEQGPLALAGVSDGMDCTPITLTENLRRIATVPLLYEPGTGWGYSLATDVVGALVERICGVPLEAALRQLLMRPLDLHDTAFVAVDAGRLATPYVSQLPQPRRMRELDVVPAFEGTVGIRFVPARALDAKAFQSGGAGMTGSAGDFLQLLELLRQGGGDLLPSALVDEMARNQTGELALPNSPGFGFGLGFSVLRDSVAAASPESAGTWRWGGAYGHSWWVDRAQGLSVVAFTNTLYEGMSGRFVTDLRDAVYAHLPARQNTEQAA